The DNA region AAGTAAAAAATCCCTGCTTCATTGTGTGAAGCAGGGATTTTTTTATAAGTGCTTCTTAATGAGTAAAACAAGTCTGATGTATAAACTCAAATAAAAAGACTTGCTCCAGGGACATCATTTTTAATGAAAAATTTCTAGCTCCAAACAATGTTTGGAATTGCAGATCAAAGAAACCAATAGACGGAACTAAATTCCAAAAGCATGTATCAAAACCGGACGCGTTCCTGAAGTGAACAGAGTTCTGGGATTTGAAAAAACACTGGTGTAGGTTTGTAGTCGTCAAAACCGAAACTATGCCAGAAGAAATAAGTCTGATCCCCAACAAAGTCACCGTTAGAAAAAAGCCGCATAAAAAGAATGATGAGCTATTAAAGGGCGCATTTGAAGAGAATTTTTATGATTTCCTGCGCTTTATGTATGCAGACGCTGACGAGGTCATAGATTTTGAAAAGGGAATTGAGTTTATGGACAAAGAGCTTCATACGATTATTCCCTTAAGAGAAAGAAGAAAAGGCAAACGCCAGGCTGATCTTTTGGCAAAGCTTTACCTTAAAGACGGTACGGAAAAATGGATATTGTTAAACGTAGAAATAGAAGGAAGTAACGATCGTTACAACGTTTCTGTAGCCACAATTGCTGTATTTACAGGCCCGGAAAACCAATCCAGGCAAACGGCGTATAAAGATCAGCTTTTAGGGACAACCCTCTCCTTTACCTATTTAACGTATAACATTTTTGATCATCCCCAGCAAACACTTATTGCCCTGCGAAACCCATTTGCTTTAATAATTCTGGCTTGCCAAAAAGCAATCCTCGAAGGGAAAATACCGGATGAAGAGCTTGGCCAGGAACGGCTTACCATCGCAAAGGCGCTTCTGGCCCAAAATTATGACCATGACCGCATCATCAGTTTTATGTGGTTTTTGAAGAACTTTATATTTATTGACAATCAAGATATTAATTGTAATTTTGATCAGCAGATCGAAACACTAACCGGAGGAAAACTCGATATGGGAATTATAGAAACGATAAAAATGCAGGAAAGACGGGAAGGAATAGCTGAGGGCCGCCACGAAGAAGCTTTGGAAATTGCCCGTGAAATGAAAAAGGATAAATTTCCAACAGAAACAATTGCAAAACTGACCAAACTTTCAATCAAAGAAATCGAGGAACTTAAAAAGTAGGTAAATAACCCCAAATAAAAAAATCCCTGCTTCATTGAAGCAGGGATTTTTTTTAAAAGACATTTGCTATTAATTTGCCGGAGCAAGAACAAATCCTGTTGGTGTTTTAACAAAAGATTTGCTGTCTGTTGGCGTTGCTCCCCGGAAAAGTGCATACGTAACTTTATATGGAATCGTAGGATCTACCGGAGCGTTCGGATACTTAGCATTCAAGACTACAATTAATCCATCAGCTATTTGAGCTTCAGTCCAGTTATTAGCCCCACCCGTAACATCAAATGAACCAAACTGCGCTAAGTTGGCACGGCCATTTGCTGTTCCGGCGTTACTTGCGCCTATGGTATTGTAATCGTTTCTTACCAAGGTATAATAAATAGTAGGGTCAGGTATCCATTTACCATCTTTTTTTAGAAAGGCTAAAGTTAACGATGGTACCCAGTTACCCGTAGCATCATAGCTAAGGGCATAAACCTTTTGATGCATCAGCGTACCAGATTGCATATACTTGTAAGTAACGTACCTCACATCACCAACTTTTGGAGAGATGATGTTCGGATCTGATTTTAACATCGTATTAAAATAAGAAGGTAGATTTGCTACATCAGCTGAGGTAAACCCATTGTTAATGCCTCTTCCCAAAGCGGCATATTGTGCCGGCGAAACAAGGTATATCTTTTGCCATCCGTTTGGCATTAGCAGGAATGCCTCAGTTACTGTAACACCTGCCGAAGGGGTAGCATTGGATTGGAAAAACTGATAAGTAAGCAATACCAGTTTGTACGCAGGGGTTGTAGCCTGAGGATACTTCCATTCTAAAAAAGATGCAGCCTGCGCAACACTATAAGTATTAAATATAGTAATAACACCTGTAGTAGCATTAGTACTGAAATTACCTACTACCGGTGCTCCAGTTGTATAATCATTTGCAGTTACCGTATATTGTATATTCGCATAAACGCTATCAGCTGGTTTTATGGTATTTGTTTTAAAACTGTAGGTTACGTTAGCTTTAGAACCATCTGCCAATTGCGGATAGGTAGAATTGAGCATTGCAGAGATGCCTATATTAGCAGCATCAGCAGTTCCATAAAGTGTTGTTGTGCTTATAGTTAATGTTTTCTCAGCAGCAACTGGCTTTATGTTATTGATTTCATCCTTTAAAGGATTACAGGCAACGAATACCATGCTAATAAACGCTACCAGATATAATATGTTCTTTTTCATGATCATCATTTTAGAAATTAACTTTTAACCCTACAGTCCATGTTCTGCCAGCTCCATAATATACGCTTGCATTATTAACATCACTGATGCCATTATTAAATTGAGCATTTGAATCTGAAATGTATTCCGTACCCAATAGATTATTCACATTTGCAAACATGGATGACTTGATGCCTGCGAATTTGAATTTGAATACCGCATTTACATCAACCAGCGAATAACTAGGCACTTGCCATGGCACTAAATTTTCTGAGGTTATCAAAGTAGGTACAAAGGAAGAATAATAACGACCAAAATAGTTGTAATCGGCACCAATCCTTAAATCTTCAGTAACATCAAAAGATGCACCCAAAGCTAAAGTTGTTTGTGGCTGATCACCAACCTTAAGACCTTTCATATAAAGAGGACCGATGGAACCACCCGCTAAAGGGGCGCCGTTAACATCCGTGATGACCGCCTTTGGCACATTGCTGTCCCATTTCCAGTCACCAACAGAAAGCATACCGTTAATGGTCAGGAAGTGCACCGGTGAATATTTAAAATCAACTTCTACCCCTTGGTGTAAGGCATCTACGCCACTTAAGTTGGCAGTATAAAATTGTTGTGTTGCCTGATCATAAAATGGATTTACAGTAGATCTGTCTTTCCAGGTGGTACGGTATATATTCACATTTCCAGAAAACTTGGTGCTTCTGTAACCATAGCCTAGTTCGTAGCTAAGAATCTTTTCACTAACAGCATCAGCATTCTTTTTATTCTGATAGCCTGCAAATACAGCTTCGAAAATAGGGGCCTTTTCAAAATAGCCAACGTTACCAAATACATTATGGTGCTGATCGATGTTGTAGTTTGCACCACCTTTAGTCTGGTAGCCAAAATAGTTCACTTTTGCACTCTTACGCGCCGGATCTGAATCTAAGTACTTAAAATGATCAACACGCTGGTAGGAAGTATTGGATCCGGACAAAGATATGAATGCAGAAAGATCGCCATAACTGTATTCACCTTGTACGAAAGCACCCTGCCAGCCTACTAAACCATCATAGTAAAACCCGATTTTATCACCGGTTTTAGCCATATTAATAGGGTTGTTAATGTTACCAGCACCTCTGCTTGTAGTAGGTGCACCATTGTACACTTCCAGAACATATTCAGCACCCAATAAATTCCTCACGGAATTGTAGTGAATACCTTTATATTGTCTTAAGTCAACTCCACCCAGTAAATCAATTTTATCATTCAGCTTTTTCTTATAGGTACTCATTAAACCGCCCCAAACGTGGTCATTTCTGTAAGATTGCAGGTAAGCAACCGCTTTACCATCTTGTGCAGCAGTATTTAAATCTACCAGGGCATCAATATCAACAGGGGTATATTTATTACCTGTTCTTGTATTAAGGAAAAGACTTGCATTGTTGGGGAATTCGTTTCCTCCCCTACCCATTGAACCATAAAGTGCGGTTGACAATGAAGAAGTCTGATCTATAATCCAGCTGTGGTTTAAAGAAACCTGTGGTTTGTGATAGTAGTTACCACTGATTGTTTTTTCTTTTCCATCCAGGATACCGTAGTTGGGGTTGAATTTATTGCCCTGAGGAGCATCCTGATAATAAGCCAGTGTAAAACGCTCAAATCTGGAAGCATGATACTGAGGTGCCCCAAAACCTGTTAACGATAAGGTATGTTTATCGTTGATTATTTTTGACACATTAAAGAAATAGCTATACGCCTCATAAGCCAGGCCATTTACATAACCATCGCCCACATTTCTTGAACCCATGGCCGAAAATGCCCATCCTTTGTCGGTTAAACCTGTTGAATAAGAGAAGGTAGTTTTGTTGAAACCGTAACTTCCCAGTCCCTGGTAAATAAAACCGCCTTTTTTAACATCTGTAGTACGTGTCTGGATATTGACAGTTCCCCCTAATGAAGGCACGGCTACTTTGGAGGCACCTAAACCTCTTTGCACCTGAATGGAGCTGGTTACATCATTTAAACCTGCCCAGTTAGACCAGAATACGCGGCCATCTTCCATGTCGTTTACAGGAATACCATTGATCATTACCGCAATATTGGCACTCTGGAATCCCCTCATGTTGATCCTGGAATCTCCGAAACCACCACCGGTACCTTTGGTAGCATATATACCTGGTACCGATTTAAGCAGTTCTGGAAACTCCTGCTGACCACCTTTTTCGGCGATTCTCTCGGAATTGACAACAGAAAGTGCAACCGGTGTTTTCCTGTCGATAGCAATGCTATTCGCTACGATCATTACCTCATCCATGGTGTTTGAACTTGAAGTAAGGGTAATTTGGCCCAGGTCTGTCTTTCCTGCAGGAACCACAACTTCTTTGCGGTTATAGCCGATGTAAGAGATCACCAGTACATTGGAGCCATCCTGTTTTTTGATAGAAAAATTCCCATCTGATGTAGTAGATGTAGATATTCCCGCGCCTTTTAGCGTAATTACCGCTCCTGGCAATGATTCTTTTGTCAATGAATCGATCACTTTACCCCGGATTGTCTGCTGGGCAAAAGCACCGAGCGCAACAAACTGTAACAGTAAAGAGAAAACAAGTAAAGATTTCTTCATACTTTTTTAGTTAGTTAATAATGTTTTGTACGATATCTAAAAATATCGGCACAAAGTTAAATATTTATTATGCTTGCATTTCTTTTTCAATGTTAAATAATTATTAATAATTGCAGTATTTTTCAACATTTAACATTTAGATTAACAAATACAACTTACAGTTCATCAGTTATTTACATTAATTCTATATTAACTTATAATTTGGAAATAAGTGTTATTCGTGGTATTAAGCGTCAAATCTGACATTCATCTTTGCTATGACCGATTTAATGAACATTTTTTTATAATTTTGGCGCGTACTAAAGTTAAATTCCTTTTAATAAAGATATGAACTACGATGTAATTGTTATAGGCAGCGGTCCGGGTGGATATGTGGCTGCGATCAGAGCTTCTCAGTTAGGTTTGAAAACTGCAGTAGTTGAACGCGAATCTTTAGGTGGAATATGCCTGAACTGGGGCTGTATACCAACCAAAGCATTATTAAAAAGCGCTCAGGTATTTGAATACATTAACCATGCTGCTGAGTATGGAATTAAAACTGCCGAAGCTGAAGCAGATTTTGCTGCTGTGATTAAACGCAGTCGTGGTGTTGCCGATGGCATGAGCAAAGGTGTTCAGTTCTTGATGAAAAAGAACAAAATTGATGTGATCATGGGTACCGGTAAAGTGAAGCCGGGCAACAAGGTAGAAGTTAAAGCTGCCGACGGATCGCAAAAAGAATATACAGCTACCAGTATCATACTGGCTACAGGCGGAAGGTCAAGAGAATTGCCCAACCTGAAACAGGACGGTAAAAAAGTAATTGGCTACAGACAGGCGATGGTATTGCCGGAGCAGCCAAAATCTATGGTTGTAGTAGGCTCTGGCGCTATTGGCGTTGAATTTGCCTATTTCTATGCCACATTGGGTACCAAGGTAACCATCGTAGAATTTATGGAAAATGTGGTGCCGGTAGAAGATGAAGATGTATCGAAACAATTGCTGCGCAGCTTCAAAAAAGCTGGCATCGAGATCATGACTTCTTCGAGCGTAGAATCTGTTGATACCAGCGGTGCCGGATGCAAAGTTCAGGTAAAAACTGCTTCAGGCATGCAGACACTGGAATGCGACATCGTATTGTCGGCCGCCGGAGTTGTGGCCAACATCGAAAACCTTGGACTGGAAGAAACAGGTATCAAAACAGAAAAAGGTAAAGTTGTTGTAGACGAGTTCTACAATACCTCTGTTAAAGGCTATTATGCAATTGGAGATATTGTTGGCGGGCAAGCGCTTGCACACGTAGCTTCAGCCGAAGGCATTATCTGCGTAGAGAAAATTGCAGGTCATAAACCAGAGCCCCTGGACTACAACAACATCCCAGGATGTACGTACTGCAGCCCGGAAATCGCTTCTGTAGGTTATACCGAGAAAGCAGCCAAAGCTGCTGGATATGAGCTTAAGATTGGTAAATTCCCATTCTCTGCTTCGGGTAAAGCCAGTGCTGCCGGTGCAAAAGATGGTTTTGTAAAACTGATTTTTGATGCCAAGTATGGGGAATTGCTGGGTGCACACATGATTGGTGCTAACGTTACAGAAATGATTGCTGAAATTGTGGTGGCCAGAAAACTGGAAACTACAGGCCATGAAATGATCAAATCGGTACACCCGCACCCAACCATGAGCGAAGCCATTATGGAGGCTGCTGCTGATGCATATGGCGAGGTGATCCATTTGTAAGGGACAAATTAAGTGATCTGTTTTCGGGCTGCATAATTGCGCTGAAGCGCGCAAAGACGCTATGCCCTCTCCCAGACACTGAATTTGTTGCTAAAGAAACTCAGAGAGAGGTAGTTTTCAACTACCTCTTTTTTTATGTTTATATTTACAATAATTACAGAACTAATTTACTATAAGTACAATAACTGGAAATGAACTTACATACCATAAATACCGGCTTTTTTAAACTGGATGGAGGCGCAATGTTTGGCGTGGTACCCAAGTCTATATGGCAGCGGAGCAATCCGGCAGATGCCAATAACCTTTGCACCTGGGCCATGCGCTGCCTGCTGATAGAAGATGGCGACCGCCTGATATTGATAGACAATGGCATTGGCGATAAACAGGACGAGAAATTTATGGGCCATTACTACCTGCATGGTGAGGATACGCTCGATAAATCGCTTGCTGCAAAGGGCTTTAGCCGCGACGACATAACCGATGTATTTTTAACACACCTGCATTTTGACCATTGCGGCGGCTCTATTGTACGTGTAGGTGATAAACTGCGGCCTGCATTTAGAAATGCTTTTTACTGGAGCAATGCCAAACACTGGAACTGGGCAGTAAACCCTAACGAAAGGGAAAAGGCTTCTTTTTTAAAGGAAAATATCCTCCCCATCCAGGACAGCGGGCAGCTCAGGTTTGTGGAAGACAAAGATGGTGTGGCTTTTCATGAGGGCATCAGCATACGCTTTGCATTCGGGCATACCGATGCCATGATGCTGCCGCAAATCCAATATAAGGATAAGACCATTGTTTATATGGCCGATCTGCTGCCCTCTGTAGGGCATATACCCCTGCCCTATGTAATGGCTTACGATATGTTCCCTCTGCAAACGCTGAAGGAGAAAAAAGCCTTTCTACAGGAAGCGGCCGATAAGGAATACATCCTTTACCTGGAGCATGATCCTGTTAATGAATGCTGTACACTGCAACACACCGAAAAAGGTGTGAGATTAGATAAGACCTTTGATCTGGCCAGCCTTTAAACAAAAAATAATCCGCAGGTTTTTTTGTTTAACATTTGTTTTACTAAATTGTGGTTATTATCAACCTAAGTAAAAATTAAATTAAACAAACGATCATGGGTAAATTTGAAATTACTACAAGAAAAAACGGTGAATATCAATTCAATCTAAAAGCTGGTAATGGTCAGGTTATATTGGCGAGCGAAGGCTATTCGAGCAAAAGTGCATGCCAGAACGGTATTGAGTCTGTAAGGAAAAATGCTTCGGACGACAGTAAGTTTGAGAGAAAAACATCAACTAATGGCAAGCCTTATTTTAACCTGAAAGCCTCAAATGGTCAGGTAATTGGCAACAGCGAGATGTATGAAAGTGAAGCCAGCAGAGAAAACGGCATTGAATCTGTTAAAAAGAATGCACCTACGGCCGACGTGTCGGACTTGAGCTAAGTGTCAATAAATTGCCTGTCAGTTTGCCTGAATGGACACTGACAGGCCTTCTATACAGGTTCTGCTAATTAGATCAGCTAATGTTGTTTTTACTGACAGAATTATCCGGATAAAATAATATTTCTTTTAAAACGCTTATAATGTAATGGCCGTTTACGGCAACAAAAGATTGATTCATAGAATTTTAACGCTCATCATCCTCTTTAGCGCTACATGCTGACAAAAGTATTTTGGAATAATTTTTGCTGCAATATTACCATGCAAATCAGGGCTGTAAAGTGTAACATTTTCAGGAATTTATGTTTCAATGTTGCCTTTAAATTCTTACTTTTGCACGTTCAAAACATAACGAGTACCAAAACATATAGATGAGACAACTCAAAATCACGCAA from Pedobacter africanus includes:
- the lpdA gene encoding dihydrolipoyl dehydrogenase, whose amino-acid sequence is MNYDVIVIGSGPGGYVAAIRASQLGLKTAVVERESLGGICLNWGCIPTKALLKSAQVFEYINHAAEYGIKTAEAEADFAAVIKRSRGVADGMSKGVQFLMKKNKIDVIMGTGKVKPGNKVEVKAADGSQKEYTATSIILATGGRSRELPNLKQDGKKVIGYRQAMVLPEQPKSMVVVGSGAIGVEFAYFYATLGTKVTIVEFMENVVPVEDEDVSKQLLRSFKKAGIEIMTSSSVESVDTSGAGCKVQVKTASGMQTLECDIVLSAAGVVANIENLGLEETGIKTEKGKVVVDEFYNTSVKGYYAIGDIVGGQALAHVASAEGIICVEKIAGHKPEPLDYNNIPGCTYCSPEIASVGYTEKAAKAAGYELKIGKFPFSASGKASAAGAKDGFVKLIFDAKYGELLGAHMIGANVTEMIAEIVVARKLETTGHEMIKSVHPHPTMSEAIMEAAADAYGEVIHL
- a CDS encoding RpnC/YadD family protein produces the protein MPEEISLIPNKVTVRKKPHKKNDELLKGAFEENFYDFLRFMYADADEVIDFEKGIEFMDKELHTIIPLRERRKGKRQADLLAKLYLKDGTEKWILLNVEIEGSNDRYNVSVATIAVFTGPENQSRQTAYKDQLLGTTLSFTYLTYNIFDHPQQTLIALRNPFALIILACQKAILEGKIPDEELGQERLTIAKALLAQNYDHDRIISFMWFLKNFIFIDNQDINCNFDQQIETLTGGKLDMGIIETIKMQERREGIAEGRHEEALEIAREMKKDKFPTETIAKLTKLSIKEIEELKK
- a CDS encoding YegP family protein, with translation MGKFEITTRKNGEYQFNLKAGNGQVILASEGYSSKSACQNGIESVRKNASDDSKFERKTSTNGKPYFNLKASNGQVIGNSEMYESEASRENGIESVKKNAPTADVSDLS
- a CDS encoding MBL fold metallo-hydrolase; its protein translation is MNLHTINTGFFKLDGGAMFGVVPKSIWQRSNPADANNLCTWAMRCLLIEDGDRLILIDNGIGDKQDEKFMGHYYLHGEDTLDKSLAAKGFSRDDITDVFLTHLHFDHCGGSIVRVGDKLRPAFRNAFYWSNAKHWNWAVNPNEREKASFLKENILPIQDSGQLRFVEDKDGVAFHEGISIRFAFGHTDAMMLPQIQYKDKTIVYMADLLPSVGHIPLPYVMAYDMFPLQTLKEKKAFLQEAADKEYILYLEHDPVNECCTLQHTEKGVRLDKTFDLASL
- a CDS encoding TonB-dependent receptor; protein product: MKKSLLVFSLLLQFVALGAFAQQTIRGKVIDSLTKESLPGAVITLKGAGISTSTTSDGNFSIKKQDGSNVLVISYIGYNRKEVVVPAGKTDLGQITLTSSSNTMDEVMIVANSIAIDRKTPVALSVVNSERIAEKGGQQEFPELLKSVPGIYATKGTGGGFGDSRINMRGFQSANIAVMINGIPVNDMEDGRVFWSNWAGLNDVTSSIQVQRGLGASKVAVPSLGGTVNIQTRTTDVKKGGFIYQGLGSYGFNKTTFSYSTGLTDKGWAFSAMGSRNVGDGYVNGLAYEAYSYFFNVSKIINDKHTLSLTGFGAPQYHASRFERFTLAYYQDAPQGNKFNPNYGILDGKEKTISGNYYHKPQVSLNHSWIIDQTSSLSTALYGSMGRGGNEFPNNASLFLNTRTGNKYTPVDIDALVDLNTAAQDGKAVAYLQSYRNDHVWGGLMSTYKKKLNDKIDLLGGVDLRQYKGIHYNSVRNLLGAEYVLEVYNGAPTTSRGAGNINNPINMAKTGDKIGFYYDGLVGWQGAFVQGEYSYGDLSAFISLSGSNTSYQRVDHFKYLDSDPARKSAKVNYFGYQTKGGANYNIDQHHNVFGNVGYFEKAPIFEAVFAGYQNKKNADAVSEKILSYELGYGYRSTKFSGNVNIYRTTWKDRSTVNPFYDQATQQFYTANLSGVDALHQGVEVDFKYSPVHFLTINGMLSVGDWKWDSNVPKAVITDVNGAPLAGGSIGPLYMKGLKVGDQPQTTLALGASFDVTEDLRIGADYNYFGRYYSSFVPTLITSENLVPWQVPSYSLVDVNAVFKFKFAGIKSSMFANVNNLLGTEYISDSNAQFNNGISDVNNASVYYGAGRTWTVGLKVNF